CTCACGCCCTCGTTGGTCCTAACGTGATTGCCAACGCCCTCCCCTACGTCGGTGGTGGTTTGGTGCTAACGGCATTAGGAACCTACGGCGGTTTGGGAGTTATCCGTGCTAACCCCGAAATATTCTTTCCCACCTTCATTGGTGCGGTGATTTTGGAGCTAGTTTTGTTCTTTGTTGCCCAAAATGTTGCCCAAAAAGGTAACAAGGGTCTTGCACTACCCCTGTTGGCAACCTACAGCCTCTTGTCTGGATATACCCTCAGTGGCTTGGTATTTGTCGCTTTGAGATCCCAAGGTGTTGGCATCCAAGGCATTGGTTTAGCTGCCCTTGGTTGCGGCGTTACTTTTATTTTTGCCCGTCAAATAGGTTCAAATCTTTCTGAACAAGATGGGATGGCTTTGACGAAAACCATCAATCTTGGTGTTATTGCCTTGGTGGTTGTGTGCCTTGCCCAATTTGGGTTTGCCATGTTTGGTGTTTACACGCCAAATTGGTTAGAAATTGCCATCTCCGGTTTAGGAGTATTTCTGTTTGTTGGGGTTTCTGTCGTCGATTTCTACATCTTGCCCCGCACTTACAGCGATGACCAATATCTGCCTGCTGCTTTATCGATGTACCTTACTTACATCAACTTGTTCGTCTTTATCTT
The Nostoc punctiforme PCC 73102 genome window above contains:
- a CDS encoding Bax inhibitor-1 family protein; protein product: MSNTSNFREAIREAKSHALVGPNVIANALPYVGGGLVLTALGTYGGLGVIRANPEIFFPTFIGAVILELVLFFVAQNVAQKGNKGLALPLLATYSLLSGYTLSGLVFVALRSQGVGIQGIGLAALGCGVTFIFARQIGSNLSEQDGMALTKTINLGVIALVVVCLAQFGFAMFGVYTPNWLEIAISGLGVFLFVGVSVVDFYILPRTYSDDQYLPAALSMYLTYINLFVFILRLLIAINGRD